The nucleotide sequence aaaaatcagccattaaaggcacttgaactacaccccattatttttctacagcacatgtatgacacatatttttcctaggaagtacattacataagaagattaacaaacttagaatcatatttttctgaagcatataggtttttctacacatttttcaagttatcagcaatatcaaggattaaataaagctctacagaaaagtatcttaaaaatgacatgcaataattttctcatgtagatctagtgacaaggaacctagaaaaatttatttcaacagatttggagcaaatttgagtatacaaacattttccaaatcatttctcctttcaaataataaaaagaaaatTGAAAACGAAATCTTcctactactgggccggcccgtgggaaccATCTGGCCCACGGCCATACTTGGCCCGCTTAGACCGAGCGAAGGGGAGAggcggcctggctcggggcttcggcccacggccacttggcccagctcggccgaggcgaagggcCATGCCGGCGTCGAGACgccacggcggcgcggctcggccagcgggtcGGCGGTCGTTGCCGGCCGGGTCAGGGCGAGCGGGTGAGCGCACAGGGTTCGCAAGGAGGTGGCGAATGCGAGCAGCAACTAGgaagggtggaggaggggaggaaggatgccttccacggcggccgagcacggcggcgccatggccgacggcggcgaAGCGCGAAGAAGGCTCTACCTTGGCTCAAAAGCGTCACAACCGTGAGCACCAGGTGCCGGAGAGCGAGGCAGAGCTGCTGGCGGGCGGAATTGAGGAATGAGGCGCGGGAGGAGGAGCATGTCGTCGGCGTCGACTGCGGCGCTCGGTGGCAGAGCTCGCTGCGCTGCTGTGAAGGCGAAGGGAGGAGACGAAGGAAAAGAAAATGGATGGGCGAGTGGTTCTAGTAGGCGCGCGGGGGCTTAAGGCGTGGCCAGCGGTGCCAGGATGGCCGTGGCATATGGCCGCGCGGTCAGGAGTCCgacgacgggtggcgccacgcggcggtgaGCTTCCACCGGCGTCAGGACGCAGGCGCGCGATTGCGGGCGAGTGGGAGGCGCGGCGTGGGCTTGGGCCGGCAAAGCAGCAGCTGGGCCAGGGCGAAGCGCGCGGCGCTGTGGGAGGCGGGCGCTGCTGTAGGCCGGgctggcttcggccgtgggccgagaagcgaggcgACGGCCCACGAAATGAGAAACCCTTTTTcaaattatattttcaagaaattttcaaataccagttttcaattatcattttgagcaagaaaatgacatcttttgaaaatgtcccaaaaatgaaagttgcttaaaatttaatcctctacatcttttcttttatgaccaaagtctaattctatctagattttgaattataaacttaaagtaaattttaactcaaaaccctaattttggagaattatttttaaagcaaaatttggcaataatttgaatacaaactttgctccaaaaattatgctaaataattctagatgatttataatcattgccaaacaagttctactaacctagcaagcataattagggcaaaaacaactctaaacaagtgtatgcaacatttacgtttcacgagcatgtttcgtatgttttgaagcagtgtttcagttgttatttacatgattaggcatgtatgattaggatgcttgatgatgcatgatttgtagtgcctaaatgctggcataacaccggggtgttacaccgactcaggcccacctcttcgaccggagcgctcgctccgCCTCCAATCGCCTTCGGAcgacctcttcgaccggaagacCTGGCCAAAACGCTACTTCTGACTCCCACCCCACGTCTCCGATCGGGGTACGTCGAAACCCTACTCACTGCTCTCCttcgactggcgcaaccagagccaaCTAGGACAAACCgtccggggacgcccgctcgaaaaGGACCAGAGaacgaatggagaaagcaaggcaaggcgcacaagtcaaaccacgataccagagaccataccctgtacacctgcaaaaatagtactctacaacctccctgacacatagtgttgtaggcgtcgatattttccctatagtattatgggcgccattaactcccatacggtaaggcttccccacatgcctctaggcatcgactgTGTTCTAGGCGCTGACATTTATCGTATCAAGTGAACATGGttaaactcctcacatgcctctaggcatcaacggtatagcaggtaccgacatctgccatacccgaacaaaacgacACAGCGTCCCACGTGCATCCgatatccaacagtgttgtgggcgcctaccatcatcctgtacctactgccatggacaacaaggcttagaagcaaacgTACTTCttccctctcacttataaggccattcccctcatctataaaaggggatgcgctctttcCCAAGAGACTCAGTTCAGCCAGGTCGATTCAAGTGCTTTCAgactcattagatcgatcaagttcactagctcacaaccacagaaccgccaggttcggaccttaagcacacgcttgaacacttagcgcatagtggagctcctgtcgctctcggcccttccgaccggagccgattgggcctcttgcaccccccatctttctcccttctcgtttataacccaactgtaaacttcgagcacctggactcaggaataaagtcaccgatcgactcaaactggacataggacaCATtgtttgaaccagtataaaccctatgtcattgagtgctaagtcacctccgatcacaacgtacggtaaaactacaaatatttacttgttgatcactttctgcaccgataaaaACCAAACAACCTAATGGAAGAATATAATAAAAAGGTTTCAGAATATTAGATAAAAATATAGGAGGATGTCGTGGCCAAACAAATAGTATGGTGAACAAATGTATTCAGCCTGTTCgactggggctgaaacgatcgtagattattactgctggctgatttggtgtgagagaaaaatactgttctggctgaaaatttatgatcgtttacgaccaaacgaacatgcCGATTGTATGTTGTCAGATTGATAGTAGTAATTATACTTAGGCCCCCTTTGgtacggctcatccaaaacggcttcaccggtgaagccaaagccgatgaagccagaaaaactggcttttcccggcttctaattcattttaaccccggcttacaaaacggcttcacgctatagtgcctcgatttgcgcaaaatagatgaagccgaagccgaagccggcataagccgtgccaaagaggcccttaatAGAAGATGCTTTGGCATTCAACGAGAGACAATGTAGCAGTTAGTACGAGAATGACACATAGATAGCTTGCATGTAAAGATTAGAAAACTAGTGGTGTTTTCTTTTATAAGAGACGTAAATATATCATACTAAATTCAAAATGACACTTTCCCGCTAAAATAGCTTGTCCTATCTGGCTCGTAGGTAGATAAGGGGGAGGGGGGCTAAAACCTAAAATTAATGGAAACCCCCATCTAGCGGCTTATAGGCAAGCAAGAGATAACAACATCAAACTAATGGAAAACAAAACATCCATGTGCATATTTTCAGCATCCGCTCTAAATCTTGCTATACACATTTAGATCAATTGATGCACtctcttttaaaaaaaacaaattaaagacTTTTTCATCATATATGATACCACTCAAAGAAAAATGATGAAATAGTATGAGAATGGACAACTTGGCCCTCGTTTAGTTTGCCAGATTAGGCGCCGACAAAATTACTGGCGCAACACTGTAGCTACAGTagcgttttatttttatttggtacTAATTGTCctatcgttgactaattaggctcaaaacgtttctctcgcaaagtacaaccaaactgtgcaattagtttttgatttcgtcaatatttagtactccatgcatgtaccgcaagtttgatgtgacaggaaatcttctttttgcatagtgtcaaagtttggaATTTGAggtgaactaaacacacccttgaTAGAAATTAACCTCTCTAAAAAGTTACCCTACCACTGTCCATCCTACGTGGAGTATACCGTAAAAGCGGTTTTATATAGTTATCTCTAGCGATAAACAGAAATAACACAAAACGGCACCTGAATTTCTACAAAAGATCCTCTCAAGTTTTGAAGTTTTGAAACATTaataaattattattagtatGCACAGCACCTATTATCTTAAGTTTTCTTTCTACTTATAGGATCGTGGGTTATACAACAATATTTTCCTCGAACGCCGAACCAGCCGGTGTTTATAATCACGTGTTTTCTGGCGAAACGAACAGGCCGACCACGACCGCCTTTGCGTCCTTTCCAATTAAAAACCTCGTCCTGGGCCGGCTGCAGCAGCATTTCCTCTCCCCCACTTCTCCTCCCCTCCCTGGTACGCGACGGCGCCGCCCAATCCATGGCGGACGAGGCGGAGTGGATCGAGGCTGAGGCCGGGAACGCGGGCGCGGGTCCTCCAGCGCCCGGAGGCGGCGAGGAAATCAAGAGGAAGAGGGGGAGGCCCAAAGGTAGCGTCGACTCTTATaagaggcggaggcggcgcgccGGCGACCCGCCCTTGGCGGTGTCCGTGGCGAGCCTCGGGGATCTAGGGCGCTCGTCCGGCTGCATTTCCTATCCCCCACTTCCTCCCCCCTGCACTGTGTACACTGTGCGCGACGGCGCCGCGGCAATCGCCGCCCAATCCATGGCGGACGAGGCGGAGGGGGTCGAGGCTGAGGCCGGGAACGCGGGCGCGGCTCCCGCGCCCGGAGGCGGCGAGGAAACCAAGCGGAAGAGTGGGAGGCCCAAAGGTAGCCTCAACAAGAATAAGAAGAGCAACAAGGATAGGACGCCCAAGCCCAAGGCCGGGACCAaggggaggcggaggcggcgcacCGTCGACCGGGCCTTGTCGGTGCCCGCAGTGAGCCTCGGGGATCTAGGGCGCGCGGTGGCGGCCGGGATCAGGCCGCTCAGGGAGAGGAGGCCGGCGCCCAATGCGTTCTTCGACTGGGACAGCGACAGCGATACTGAGGTGAGCAGATTTTGTTCCTCTTTGCACATTCGCCGCGGCATGAACTTCGCCTGCTCTGGCGTTTCCCCTTCACCTTTTATTATCCAGGCGGCAGCGAGTTATGCTCTTGCCACTGGATTTTTGTTTTTAAATGGGTAAACAGTGCTCCACTATCACCCTGCCGGTTTGCTTCTTATACTTACTCATTCATAAAAATGCAACCGATGAGGACCGATGCAATTTTCTATGATTTGTTTTTTCGAAGCACCTTTTCCTGCGTTCCTGAAATTTTTGCTGGATTAGTCCTTGCTGAGGCTGTGCATCAATTGACTGACTGCTGTTTTGCCAGCATGATGATGAGGAAACTACGATTAATCAAGTCAACCACGAGAGTGCTAAAAGAGGCGTTTCTGTAAAgaagggaggaagaggaagacccagaaaAATGGAAGCCGACCAACTGGATAGCAAGGCCCAGAGTTTCAATGGTAAAACCAATGGCCAAATGAATTCGGTATGTCGCTTGCTATCCTCTGCATCAGTTGATTAGGTTGCCAACAAATGCAGTTTATCACCTTCACTTGGATATAAAAACCAGAGTGTCATCAATTGTGGCTAGTCTAATCTTTAGGGGATGCTAGTGCCTGTATTAGGTTGCCAACAAATGCAGTTTATCACCTTCACTTGGATATAAAAACCAGAGTGTCATCAGGCTTAGCAACTTCTTTCTTTTGCAGAGTGATGCTGAGGCAGCAAGGAGCAAGCAGTCAAGGAATCATAAGCTTTTGCAGAATGCAAAGAAGCGGAAAAGAGATGTAGGGAAAGAGTCTATGACAAAAAAGTTGAACAAAGTggataaagaagaaaagaagctCCCATCCACCAAGGATGAAACCCTTGATAAAAATAATATGGTGAGCTGCTCATTTCCTTGTATTATGTTGTATATGAAGTGGTTCTTCACAACTATTTTTTTATGAatgcaaattttgttttaaaaatatCCAGAAAGGGAGTAAGATGTTGACTGGGGAAAATGCCCTCATGTGCCACCAGTGCCAAAGGAAGGACAAACCACGGGTTGTCCGGTGTCAGTCGTGCAAAAAAAAGCGATTCTGTGTGCCATGCATAGAACAATGGTGTGTCAAGTTATCATAATCTTGTTTCATACTAATTGGATTGCTCTTTATCTACTGTTTCTTCTGATACAACAGTTACAAATATGACTTGCACAGTTTTAGTTGATCACCGTTTCCTCTTCATTCACTAATTTTCTGTGTTTTACCGAACTGTTTGTCTAATATGCTACATGAAATTTGAAGCGTTTTCTTTCCAATACTTTTATTTCACTGGCTATTGACATATGCAAGAGTCATGTAGTTTCATCATGTGTGTTGCACAATGTTCAAATGACCCAAAGGAGTTTATTGTAAATAGGTATCCTAATTTGCCAGAAGATGAATTTGCTGTGAAATGCCCATATTGTCGCAAGAATTGTAATTGCAAGGCATGCCTACGGATGAGGGGAGTTGAAGAGGTACAAACTTAACAACTCATCATCCCTTTACAGTATTTGCACTGTTCTGCTTATATGTATGCACTCAATAATTATCTTCTAGTGCCCATTGTTAATGATTTACCCCATCCTCTTACCAGCCTCCAAAAAAGGAGATCTCTAAAGAAAATGAAATTCGTTATGCTTGTCATATCGTAAGCTTGCTGCTTCCCTGGATGAGAGAATTGCGACAAGAACAGATGGAGGAGAAGGAAGTAGAGGCTAGTATACGAGGTATGGTACTGTGGTTTCTGGGATACAGTTACAGACTGGTAGTGGTTTCTGGGATACAGTTACAGACTGGTCTGGTTTTGTGGACAGGAGTTTCAGTGAATGAGATAAAAGTGGAACAAGCTGAGGTTGACCTAGATGATCGTGTATATTGGTTGGTTTCTTTCCCTGGTTACTTTCTGCTATAAATTTAATGGTTGGCATCTAATCTATTCATTCCGTCTACTGCAGCGACAGGTGTAGAACATCTATTGTTGATTTTCATAGAAGCTGCAAGCATTGTTTCTATGATCTTTGCCTTAACTGCTGCAAGGAGCTTCGCAAAGGTGAGATCCCAGGAGGAGAAGAGGTGGAGTATGTGCCACCTGAACCTAAAGGTAGGAGTTATTCTTTTGGCAAGATTCCTCTGTCAAAGGATGCTAATGGAAGTAAGAACTCCTCAAATGGTCAGTCTTACAACGGCATGCCTGCTGTTGGAAACCCCAATAACGGTCTGTTGCTCTGGAAAGCAAAGAGTGATGGTAGCATACCTTGTCCACCAAAGGAAGTAGGAGGCTGTGGTAGGACACTTCTGGACCTCAAGTGCTTGTTTCCAGAGAAGATGCTTGCTGAGATAGAAGATGGAGCTGACAAAGTTCTCAGGAGCGAGACATTAGCTAAAGCAATGGTTAGTAGAAGTGATCGGTGCCCTTGCTTTGATCATTCAGGCAAGATAAGAACTGAAAGCAAATCAGTACAGGAGGCTGCAAGCAGGAAGGACTCAAGT is from Miscanthus floridulus cultivar M001 chromosome 7, ASM1932011v1, whole genome shotgun sequence and encodes:
- the LOC136468067 gene encoding lysine-specific demethylase JMJ29-like; translated protein: MADEAEWIEAEAGNAGAGPPAPGGGEEIKRKRGRPKGSVDSYKRRRRRAGDPPLAVSVASLGDLGRSSGCISYPPLPPPCTVYTVRDGAAAIAAQSMADEAEGVEAEAGNAGAAPAPGGGEETKRKSGRPKGSLNKNKKSNKDRTPKPKAGTKGRRRRRTVDRALSVPAVSLGDLGRAVAAGIRPLRERRPAPNAFFDWDSDSDTEHDDEETTINQVNHESAKRGVSVKKGGRGRPRKMEADQLDSKAQSFNGKTNGQMNSSDAEAARSKQSRNHKLLQNAKKRKRDVGKESMTKKLNKVDKEEKKLPSTKDETLDKNNMKGSKMLTGENALMCHQCQRKDKPRVVRCQSCKKKRFCVPCIEQWYPNLPEDEFAVKCPYCRKNCNCKACLRMRGVEEPPKKEISKENEIRYACHIVSLLLPWMRELRQEQMEEKEVEASIRGVSVNEIKVEQAEVDLDDRVYCDRCRTSIVDFHRSCKHCFYDLCLNCCKELRKGEIPGGEEVEYVPPEPKGRSYSFGKIPLSKDANGSKNSSNGQSYNGMPAVGNPNNGLLLWKAKSDGSIPCPPKEVGGCGRTLLDLKCLFPEKMLAEIEDGADKVLRSETLAKAMVSRSDRCPCFDHSGKIRTESKSVQEAASRKDSSDNFLYCPVATGIQDDDIVHFQMHWAKGEPVVVSDVLQLTSGLSWEPMVMWRALRERSKGKAEDEQFAVWAIDCLDWCEVEINIHRFFKGYTTGRTYARTRWPEMLKLKDWPSSSSFDKRLPRHGAEFISALPFREYTDPRYGPLNLAAKLPAGVLKPDLGPKSYIAYGFYKELGRGDSVTKLHCDISDAVNILTHTAEVTCQTDPRQIEKIQKDMRAQDLQELYGGLKSCSELKLSPAPTECRDESVDEGLKTSYSCEDNCVNRDNYNGLDINALPPNDDGDDAKDKESSHGSESQSELGQCSYHSNGVNTTDGMHNGAHYISHNQKSTGRIQLKKVGIKPQEEKSEKVDCSGIDAYLKGSSEDNLEMPVVESSEQQSTGGALWDIFRRQDSDKLQDYLRKHCSEFRHIYCNPVKKVFHPIHDQSFYLTQEHKRKLKEEYGIEPWTFEQKLGEAVFIPAGCPHQVRNLKSCIKVALDFVSPENVGECVKLTGEFRRLPSFHKAKEDKLEIKKMALHALNEAVNFLDPCSSEGLKIGVGENSCGDESADEKSNSKATDEKPKRRGFKDNKSKSEAADEKPKRRGRPVGSRNCGD